A genome region from Macadamia integrifolia cultivar HAES 741 unplaced genomic scaffold, SCU_Mint_v3 scaffold652, whole genome shotgun sequence includes the following:
- the LOC122069580 gene encoding uncharacterized protein LOC122069580, giving the protein MTEVIAREMAGGLTSRYEQDLQKLEQYLPLLENLMIHVQSLSNNQIIVRWTSGLKIRWTSALSASSIFNLRGAKFYNIDSLHLELGMNLFLYGAILRERALEVLTEDLVQSATLYRKAAGVYHYLVNEVLQSLQPPFTQERPPECTSSVCSIMSLICLAEAQAVTTRKAGEKGTTHNLLAKLHYGIAELFDEAGSILHSVKKDSKDTIANKDFLCPHSTFLFHYSCQFLAFAYPLLIDSML; this is encoded by the exons ATGACAGAGGTTATTGCGAGGGAAATGGCAGGAGGATTGACTTCTCGTTATGAGCAG GACCTGCAAAAACTGGAGCAGTATTTGCCACTTTTAGAAAATTTGATGATTCATGTTCAGTCACTTAGCAACAATCAAATAATTGTTCGTTGGACTTCAGGCCTTAAGATAAGATGGACTAGTGCTCTTAGTGCTTCTTCAATTTTCAACCTTAGGGGCGCAAAGTTCTATAATATTGATAGTTTGCACTTAGAGCTTGGGATGAACCTTTTCCTTTATGGTGCAATTTTGCGAGAAAGGGCTTTGGAAGTTCTAACAGAAG ATCTGGTGCAGTCTGCTACTCTGTACAGGAAAGCTGCCGGAGTTTATCACTATCTGGTTAATGAAGTACTTCAATCTTTACAACCTCCATTCACTCAGGAAAGACCGCCAGAATGTACCTCATCTGTGTGTTCCATTATGAGCTTAATTTGCCTTGCTGAAGCACAG GCTGTGACTACCAGAAAAGCTGGAGAAAAGGGTACTACTCACAATCTTTTAGCTAAGTTACACTATGGCATTGCAGAGTTGTTTGATGAGGCTGGCAGTATTCTACATTCAGTGAAGAAAGACTCCAAAGATACAATTGCAAACAAGGATTTCCTTTGTCCTCattcaacttttctttttcattataGTTGTCAGTTTTTGGCTTTTGCTTATCCTTTATTGATAGATTCTATGCTATAA